A region from the Triticum urartu cultivar G1812 chromosome 1, Tu2.1, whole genome shotgun sequence genome encodes:
- the LOC125537869 gene encoding histone H4, whose amino-acid sequence MSGRGKGGKGLGKGGAKRHRKVLRDNIQGITKPAIRRLARRGGVKRISGLIYEETRGVLKIFLENVIRDAVTYTEHARRKTVTAMDVVYALKRQGRTLYGFGG is encoded by the coding sequence ATGTCCGGGCGCGGCAAGGGAGGCAAGGGGCTCGGCAAGGGCGGCGCCAAGCGCCACCGGAAGGTGCTGCGCGACAACATCCAgggcatcaccaagccggcgatCCGGCGGCTGGCGCGGAGGGGCGGCGTGAAGCGCATATCGGGGCTCATCTACGAGGAGACCCGCGGCGTGCTCAAGATCTTCCTCGAGAACGTCATCCGCGACGCCGTCACCTACACCGAGCACGCCCGCCGCAAGACCGTCACCGCCATGGACGTCGTCTACGCGCTCAAGCGCCAGGGCCGCACCCTCTACGGATTCGGCGGCTAG
- the LOC125527038 gene encoding vesicle transport v-SNARE 13-like isoform X1 — protein MSDVFEGYAGQYCEISAALSRKCAAASALDGEKKKQKLSEIQADVQESESLIRRMDLEARSMQPSVKAGLLAKLREYKSDLNSVKGEIKRLSAPNAQQATREELLESGMSDTLAASSDQRGRLMMTSERLNQSSDRIRESQRTVFETEEIGVSILQDLHNQRQSLLHAHTTLHGVDDYIGKSKKILASMSKRMDRNKWIVGGIIATLVFAILFILYFKFA, from the exons ATGAGCGACGTCTTCGAGGGCTACGCGGGGCAGTACTGCGAGATCTCCGCCGCCCTCTCCCGCAagtgcgccgccgcctccgccctcGACGGCG agaagaagaagcagaagctGTCCGAGATCCAGGCCGACGTGCAGGAGTCTGAATCGCTG ATCAGGAGGATGGATTTGGAGGCGCGGAGCATGCAGCCGAGCGTCAAGGCCGGGCTGCTGGCTAAACTGAGGGAGTACAAGTCTGATCTCAACAGCGTCAAGGGCGAGATCAAGAGGCTCTCCGCGCCTAATGCCCAGCAGGCCACCCGGGAGGAGCTCCTCGAGTCCGGCATGTCCGACACACTCGCG GCATCATCTGATCAGAGAGGAAGATTGATGATGACATCAGAAAGGTTAAACCAGTCTTCAGACAGAATTAGAGAAAGCCAAAGAACAGTATTTGAGACAGAAGAAATTGGCGTGTCAATTCTTCAGGACCTTCATAATCAACGACAGTCACTGCTGCATGCTCACACAACA TTGCATGGTGTGGACGACTACATCGGCAAAAGCAAGAAGATCCTGGCTTCCATGTCCAAGAGGATGGACAGGAACAAGTGGATCGTCGGCGGCATCATTGCGACCCTCGTCTTTGCCATCCTCTTCATATTGTACTTCAAGTTTGCTTAA
- the LOC125527067 gene encoding uncharacterized protein LOC125527067, producing MERESRKNYQTRGSARGGGGGGAGGGTAAERDLLLQWGNRKRLRCVKVQRRDVEAAATAAAEKAAVGQRRAAAAATAAAQHHPPGHAHHRAIRNPEESGAMRPPSQQQQNNTIRTVTSPVRERSAKGNNDNNAVPPTSLDDKKGSSSGSEGSIWPNFAVSLTNKEKEEDFLVFKGSKLPQRPKKRVKAIQRTVNFVCPGTWLCDLTLERYEVREKKVSKKRPRGLKAMHDMDSESEE from the exons ATGGAGAGGGAGTCGAGGAAGAACTACCAGACGCGAGGCTccgcgcgcggcggcggcggcgggggcgctGGCGGTGGCACGGCGGCGGAGCGCGACCTGCTGCTGCAGTGGGGAAACCGGAAGCGCCTGCGCTGCGTCAAGGTGCAGCGACGCGACGTCGAGGCCGCGGCCACGGCGGCCGCCGAGAAGGCCGCGGTAGGAcagcgccgcgccgccgccgcagccacgGCGGCCGCGCAGCACCACCCGCCCGGCCACGCCCACCACCGCGCCATCAG GAATCCTGAGGAGTCTGGAGCAATGAGGCCGCCATCACAGCAGCAGCAGAACAACACGATCCGCACGGTTACATCCCCAGTCAGGGAGCGCTCTGCCAAGGGAAACAACGACAACAACGCGGTGCCTCCGACCTCTCTCGATGACAAGAAGGGCTCGTCGTCAGGGAGTGAAGGGTCGATCTGGCCAAACTTTGCAGTCTCCCTGACGAACAAAGAGAAGGAAGAAGACTTCTTGGTGTTCAAGGGGTCCAAGCTGCCTCAGAGGCCCAAGAAGAGAGTCAAAGCCATCCAGAGGACTGTCAAT TTTGTATGCCCTGGAACATGGCTATGCGACCTGACTCTGGAAAGATACGAAGTACGAGAGAAGAAGGTCTCCAAGAAG CGGCCCAGGGGACTGAAAGCGATGCACGACATGGACAGCGAGTCGGAAGAGTAA
- the LOC125527038 gene encoding vesicle transport v-SNARE 11-like isoform X3: MSDVFEGYERQYREISAALSRKCAAASALDGEKKQQKLSEIQAHVQESESLIRKMDLEARSLRPTVRAGLLAKLRQYKSDLNNIKSEIKRVSAPNAQQATREELLDSGMPDSLGASSDQRGRLMMTSERLNQSSDRIRESQITALDTEEIGVSILQNLHNQRETLMHAHKTLHGVDDSIGKSNKILASMSKWNKWFV, translated from the exons ATGAGCGACGTCTTCGAGGGCTACGAGCGGCAGTACCGCGAGATCTCCGCCGCCCTCTCCCGCAagtgcgccgccgcctccgccctcGATGGCG AGAAGAAGCAGCAGAAGCTGTCCGAGATCCAGGCCCACGTGCAGGAGTCTGAATCGCTG ATCAGGAAGATGGATTTGGAGGCGCGGAGCCTGCGGCCGACCGTCAGGGCCGGGCTGCTGGCTAAACTGAGGCAGTACAAGTCTGATCTCAACAACATCAAGAGCGAGATCAAGAGGGTCTCGGCGCCTAATGCCCAACAGGCCACCCGGGAGGAGCTCCTCGACTCCGGCATGCCGGATTCACTCGGG GCGTCATCTGATCAGAGAGGAAGATTGATGATGACATCAGAAAGGTTAAACCAGTCTTCCGACAGAATTAGAGAAAGCCAAATAACAGCACTTGATACAGAAGAAATCGGCGTGTCAATTCTTCAGAACCTTCATAATCAACGAGAGACACTGATGCATGCTCACAAAACA TTGCATGGTGTGGACGACTCCATCGGCAAAAGCAACAAGATCCTGGCGTCCATGTCCAAGTGGAACAAGTGGTTTGTCTAG
- the LOC125527038 gene encoding vesicle transport v-SNARE 13-like isoform X2, translating to MSDVFEGYERQYREISAALSRKCAAASALDGEKKKQKLSEIQADVQESESLIRRMDLEARSMQPSVKAGLLAKLREYKSDLNSVKGEIKRLSAPNAQQATREELLESGMSDTLAASSDQRGRLMMTSERLNQSSDRIRESQRTVFETEEIGVSILQDLHNQRQSLLHAHTTLHGVDDYIGKSKKILASMSKRMDRNKWIVGGIIATLVFAILFILYFKFA from the exons ATGAGCGACGTCTTCGAGGGCTACGAGCGGCAGTACCGCGAGATCTCCGCCGCCCTCTCCCGCAagtgcgccgccgcctccgccctcGATGGCG agaagaagaagcagaagctGTCCGAGATCCAGGCCGACGTGCAGGAGTCTGAATCGCTG ATCAGGAGGATGGATTTGGAGGCGCGGAGCATGCAGCCGAGCGTCAAGGCCGGGCTGCTGGCTAAACTGAGGGAGTACAAGTCTGATCTCAACAGCGTCAAGGGCGAGATCAAGAGGCTCTCCGCGCCTAATGCCCAGCAGGCCACCCGGGAGGAGCTCCTCGAGTCCGGCATGTCCGACACACTCGCG GCATCATCTGATCAGAGAGGAAGATTGATGATGACATCAGAAAGGTTAAACCAGTCTTCAGACAGAATTAGAGAAAGCCAAAGAACAGTATTTGAGACAGAAGAAATTGGCGTGTCAATTCTTCAGGACCTTCATAATCAACGACAGTCACTGCTGCATGCTCACACAACA TTGCATGGTGTGGACGACTACATCGGCAAAAGCAAGAAGATCCTGGCTTCCATGTCCAAGAGGATGGACAGGAACAAGTGGATCGTCGGCGGCATCATTGCGACCCTCGTCTTTGCCATCCTCTTCATATTGTACTTCAAGTTTGCTTAA